One Thunnus maccoyii chromosome 14, fThuMac1.1, whole genome shotgun sequence genomic window carries:
- the LOC121911538 gene encoding vinculin-like isoform X4 produces the protein MPVFHTKTIESILEPVAQQISHLVIMHEEGEVDGKAIPDLTVPVAAVQAAVSNLVRVGKETVQTTEDQLMKRDMPPAFIKVENSSSKLVQAAQMLKADPYSVPARDYLIDGSRGILSGTSDLLLTFDEAEVRKIIRVCKGILEYLAVAEVVETMEDLITYTKNLGPGMTKMSKMIEERQQELTHQEHRQMLVNSMNTVKELLPVLISAVKIFVATKSSRGAGVEEAERNRRFTFEKMSAEINEIIRVLQLTTWDEDAWANKKDMEALKRSLALIESKMAQAKSWLRDPHGQPGDPGEIALRVILDEAGKVGELCAGRERKDILATTKALGQMTDQIADLRVRGQGPTPGCVQRAGQCSQGLDLLFGKVDSAARKLEALINAKQAIARRLDAAQAWLADPNGGPEGEENIRALLAEAKRIADLCEDPKERDDILRSISEIAGLTARLVELRKQGKGDSPEARALAKQIGAALLTLQSKTNRAVANMRPAKPAVTLEGKMEQALRWVNNPGVDDRGVGQAAIRGMVGEGRRLAGGLLGPYRQDMTGRCDRTEALMTSLADMAGRGEAEAPHARATAAQLQDSLKDLRQHMQEVMTQEVSDVFSDTTTPIKLLAVAATAPPDAPNREEVFDERAGNFETHAGRLGATAEKAAAVGTANKTTVEGIHAAVKHARELTPQVTSAARILLKNPGNKAAYEHFDTMKNQWIDNVERLTGLVDEAIDTKSLLDASEEAIKKDIDKCRVAMANVQPQMLVAGATSIARRANRVLLVAKREVENSEDPRFRDTVKHASDILSHTISPMVMDAKAVAGNIQDKALQKAYLDSCLRILAAVGKVREAFQPQEPDFPPPPPDLDQLHVSDEQAPPKPPLPEGEVPPPRPPPPEEKDEEFPEQKAGEVLSEPMMVAARQLHDEARKWSSKPEDEEAVEEREVDDEDEFTDGEDDYEPELLMMPSNQPVNQPILAAAQSLHQEARKWSSKGNDIIAAAKRMALLMAEMSRLVRGGSGNKRALIQCAKDIAKASDEVTRLAKEVAKQCTDRRIRTNLLQVCERIPTISTQLKILSTVKATMLGRTNISEEESEQATEMLVHNAQNLMQSVKETVREAEAASIKIRTDAGFTLRWVRKTPWYQ, from the exons ggtgGAGAACTCGTCTTCTAAACTCGTCCAGGCAGCTCAGATGTTGAAGGCAGATCCGTACTCTGTTCCTGCACGAGATTACCTTATCGATGGATCCAGAGGGATATTGTCTGGAACGTCAGACCTGCTCCTTACCTTTGATGAGGccgag GTGCGTAAGATTATCCGTGTGTGTAAAGGCATCCTAGAGTATCTGGCGGTAGCTGAAGTGGTGGAGACCATGGAGGACCTCATCACCTACACCAAGAACCTGGGACCAG ggatgaccaaaatgtcaaagatgaTTGAGGAGAGGCAGCAGGAGCTGACGCACCAAGAGCACAGACAGATGCTTGTCAACTCCATGAACACTGTCAAAGAGCTGTTGCCTGTCCTtatatcag CTGTAAAGATTTTTGTCGCAACCAAGAGTAGTCGAGGTGCTGGTGTGGAGGAGGCCGAGAGGAACAGAAGGTTTACTTTTGAAAAGATGAGCGCCGAAATCAACGAGATCATAAGAGTCTTACAGCTCACCACATGGGACGAAGATGCCTGGGCTAACAAG AAG GATATGGAGGCTTTGAAGAGATCTCTGGCTTTGATTGAGTCAAAGATGGCACAAGCTAAAAGCTGGCTCAGAGACCCCCATGGACAGCCAG GAGACCCCGGTGAGATCGCACTGCGTGTGATACTGGATGAGGCTGGTAAGGTGGGCGAGCTGTGTGCTGGAAGGGAGAGGAAGGATATACTGGCAACCACTAAGGCTCTTGGACAAATGACAGACCAGATCGCAGATCTTCGAGTCAG AGGCCAGGGCCCGACCCCAGGGTGTGTGCAGCGCGCAGGCCAGTGCTCACAAGGCTTAGACTTGTTATTTGGCAAAGTGGACAGTGCTGCACGCAAACTGGAGGCTCTAATCAATGCCAAGCAAGCCATTGCCAGGAGGCTGGATGCTGCACAG GCCTGGTTGGCTGATCCTAACGGCGGTCCTGAGGGTGAGGAGAACATCAGAGCGTTACTAGCAGAGGCCAAACGTATTGCCGATCTGTGCGAAGACCCCAAAGAGAGGGACGACATCCTGCGCTCCATCAGCGAGATCGCAGGCCTCACCGCCAGGCTCGTGGAGCTACGCAAACA GGGTAAAGGCGACAGCCCCGAGGCCCGTGCATTGGCAAAGCAGATTGGAGCGGCACTGCTCACCCTGCAGTCCAAAACCAACCGGGCTGTGGCCAACATGAGACCAGCCAAGCCTGCCGTCACTTTGGAGGGCAAGATGGAGCAAGCCCTCCGCTGGGTGAACAACCCTGGAGTGGACGACAGAGGAGTAG GTCAGGCAGCAATCAGAGGAATGGTTGGAGAAGGGAGGAGGCTGGCAGGAGGCCTGTTAGGCCCATATCGCCAGGATATGACTGGACGCTGCGACCGGACAGAGGCCTTGATGACATCTTTGGCAGACATGGCTGGCAGGGGCGAAGCTGAGGCGCCTCACGCACGAGCGACAGCCGCACAGCTACAGGACAGCCTCAAG GACCTGAGGCAGCATATGCAGGAGGTGATGACCCAGGAAGTatcagatgttttcagtgaCACCACCACCCCTATCAAGCTGCTGGCTGTGGCTGCAACTGCTCCTCCTGATGCCCCCAACAGAGAGGAG GTTTTTGATGAGCGTGCAGGAAACTTTGAGACCCACGCAGGTCGGTTGGGGGCGACCGCAGAAAAGGCTGCTGCTGTGGGAACAGCCAATAAGACTACAGTAGAGGGGATTCATGCTGCTGTTAAACATGCCCGGGAGCTCACGCCACAG GTGACCTCAGCTGCTCGTATCTTGTTGAAGAATCCTGGAAACAAAGCAGCGTACGAGCACTTTGACACCATGAAGAACCAGTGGATCGACAATGTGGAGAGACTCACAG GTCTGGTGGATGAGGCCATAGACACCAAATCTCTGTTAGATGCCTCTGAGGAGGCCATAAAGAAAGACATCGACAAGTGCAGAGTTGCCATGGCGAATGTTCAGCCCCAAATGCTTGTTGCCGGGGCAACAAGCATAGCAAGACGAGCTAACCGGGTCCTGTTGGTGGCTAAGAGGGAAGTAGAGAACTCTGAGGATCCGCGGTTCAGAGACACTGTGAAACATGCGTCAGACATCCTCTCACACACCATCTCACCCATGGTGATGGATGCCAAAGCGGTGGCCGGGAACATACAAGATAAAG ctcTGCAGAAGGCCTATCTGGACTCCTGTCTGAGGATTCTGGCTGCAGTTGGAAAAGTCAGAGAAGCCTTCCAACCTCAGGAGCCTGACttcccccctccacctcccgACCTAGACCAGCTCCAT GTTAGCGATGAGCAGGCGCCTCCCAAGCCGCCCTTGCCAGAGGGCGAGGTACCTCCCCCTCGGCCCCCTCCTCCAGAGGAAAAGGACGAGGAGTTCCCAGAGCAGAAGGCTGGAGAGGTGCTCAGCGAGCCCATGATggttgcagccagacagctgcACGATGAGGCTCGCAAGTGGTCCAGCAAG CCTGAGGATGAGGAGGCAGTAGAGGAGAGGGAGgtagatgatgaagatgagttTACTGATGGTGAGGATGACTATGAGCCAGAACTGCTGATGATGCCCTCCAACCAGCCTGTCAATCAACCCATTCTGGCAGCTGCCCAGTCTCTCCACCAGGAGGCGCGCAAGTGGTCCAGCAAG GGTAACGACATCATCGCAGCAGCCAAGCGGATGGCCCTGCTGATGGCAGAGATGTCTCGGCTGGTGCGCGGCGGCAGTGGGAACAAACGAGCGCTGATTCAGTGCGCAAAGGACATCGCCAAGGCCTCGGACGAGGTGACGAGACTGGCTAAAGAAGTGGCCAAGCAGTGCACTGACAGACGCATCAGGACTAACCTGCTGCAG GTGTGTGAGCGGATCCCTACCATCAGTACTCAGTTGAAGATCCTCTCTACTGTTAAAGCAACCATGTTGGGACGAACCAACATTAGTGAAGAGGAGTCAGAGCAG GCCACAGAGATGTTGGTCCATAATGCTCAGAATCTGATGCAGTCGGTGAAAGAAACTGTCCGAGAAGCAGAAGCAGCTTCCATCAAGATCCGCACAGATGCAGGATTCACCCTCCGCTGGGTACGCAAGACCCCCTGGTACCAATAA
- the LOC121911538 gene encoding vinculin-like isoform X1, with amino-acid sequence MPVFHTKTIESILEPVAQQISHLVIMHEEGEVDGKAIPDLTVPVAAVQAAVSNLVRVGKETVQTTEDQLMKRDMPPAFIKVENSSSKLVQAAQMLKADPYSVPARDYLIDGSRGILSGTSDLLLTFDEAEVRKIIRVCKGILEYLAVAEVVETMEDLITYTKNLGPGMTKMSKMIEERQQELTHQEHRQMLVNSMNTVKELLPVLISAVKIFVATKSSRGAGVEEAERNRRFTFEKMSAEINEIIRVLQLTTWDEDAWANKKDMEALKRSLALIESKMAQAKSWLRDPHGQPGDPGEIALRVILDEAGKVGELCAGRERKDILATTKALGQMTDQIADLRVRGQGPTPGCVQRAGQCSQGLDLLFGKVDSAARKLEALINAKQAIARRLDAAQAWLADPNGGPEGEENIRALLAEAKRIADLCEDPKERDDILRSISEIAGLTARLVELRKQLKLQPHATNSWHILPAWKICCCLSTLGISPTIRGKGDSPEARALAKQIGAALLTLQSKTNRAVANMRPAKPAVTLEGKMEQALRWVNNPGVDDRGVEYERLQWNTGQAAIRGMVGEGRRLAGGLLGPYRQDMTGRCDRTEALMTSLADMAGRGEAEAPHARATAAQLQDSLKDLRQHMQEVMTQEVSDVFSDTTTPIKLLAVAATAPPDAPNREEVFDERAGNFETHAGRLGATAEKAAAVGTANKTTVEGIHAAVKHARELTPQVTSAARILLKNPGNKAAYEHFDTMKNQWIDNVERLTGLVDEAIDTKSLLDASEEAIKKDIDKCRVAMANVQPQMLVAGATSIARRANRVLLVAKREVENSEDPRFRDTVKHASDILSHTISPMVMDAKAVAGNIQDKALQKAYLDSCLRILAAVGKVREAFQPQEPDFPPPPPDLDQLHVSDEQAPPKPPLPEGEVPPPRPPPPEEKDEEFPEQKAGEVLSEPMMVAARQLHDEARKWSSKPEDEEAVEEREVDDEDEFTDGEDDYEPELLMMPSNQPVNQPILAAAQSLHQEARKWSSKGNDIIAAAKRMALLMAEMSRLVRGGSGNKRALIQCAKDIAKASDEVTRLAKEVAKQCTDRRIRTNLLQVCERIPTISTQLKILSTVKATMLGRTNISEEESEQATEMLVHNAQNLMQSVKETVREAEAASIKIRTDAGFTLRWVRKTPWYQ; translated from the exons ggtgGAGAACTCGTCTTCTAAACTCGTCCAGGCAGCTCAGATGTTGAAGGCAGATCCGTACTCTGTTCCTGCACGAGATTACCTTATCGATGGATCCAGAGGGATATTGTCTGGAACGTCAGACCTGCTCCTTACCTTTGATGAGGccgag GTGCGTAAGATTATCCGTGTGTGTAAAGGCATCCTAGAGTATCTGGCGGTAGCTGAAGTGGTGGAGACCATGGAGGACCTCATCACCTACACCAAGAACCTGGGACCAG ggatgaccaaaatgtcaaagatgaTTGAGGAGAGGCAGCAGGAGCTGACGCACCAAGAGCACAGACAGATGCTTGTCAACTCCATGAACACTGTCAAAGAGCTGTTGCCTGTCCTtatatcag CTGTAAAGATTTTTGTCGCAACCAAGAGTAGTCGAGGTGCTGGTGTGGAGGAGGCCGAGAGGAACAGAAGGTTTACTTTTGAAAAGATGAGCGCCGAAATCAACGAGATCATAAGAGTCTTACAGCTCACCACATGGGACGAAGATGCCTGGGCTAACAAG AAG GATATGGAGGCTTTGAAGAGATCTCTGGCTTTGATTGAGTCAAAGATGGCACAAGCTAAAAGCTGGCTCAGAGACCCCCATGGACAGCCAG GAGACCCCGGTGAGATCGCACTGCGTGTGATACTGGATGAGGCTGGTAAGGTGGGCGAGCTGTGTGCTGGAAGGGAGAGGAAGGATATACTGGCAACCACTAAGGCTCTTGGACAAATGACAGACCAGATCGCAGATCTTCGAGTCAG AGGCCAGGGCCCGACCCCAGGGTGTGTGCAGCGCGCAGGCCAGTGCTCACAAGGCTTAGACTTGTTATTTGGCAAAGTGGACAGTGCTGCACGCAAACTGGAGGCTCTAATCAATGCCAAGCAAGCCATTGCCAGGAGGCTGGATGCTGCACAG GCCTGGTTGGCTGATCCTAACGGCGGTCCTGAGGGTGAGGAGAACATCAGAGCGTTACTAGCAGAGGCCAAACGTATTGCCGATCTGTGCGAAGACCCCAAAGAGAGGGACGACATCCTGCGCTCCATCAGCGAGATCGCAGGCCTCACCGCCAGGCTCGTGGAGCTACGCAAACA GCTCAAACTGCAACCTCATGCCACCAATAGCTGGCATATTTTACCTGCCTGGAAAATATGTTGTTGCCTATCGACTTTGGGCATCAGCCCTACAATAAG GGGTAAAGGCGACAGCCCCGAGGCCCGTGCATTGGCAAAGCAGATTGGAGCGGCACTGCTCACCCTGCAGTCCAAAACCAACCGGGCTGTGGCCAACATGAGACCAGCCAAGCCTGCCGTCACTTTGGAGGGCAAGATGGAGCAAGCCCTCCGCTGGGTGAACAACCCTGGAGTGGACGACAGAGGAGTAG AGTATGAGAGACTACAGTGGAACACAG GTCAGGCAGCAATCAGAGGAATGGTTGGAGAAGGGAGGAGGCTGGCAGGAGGCCTGTTAGGCCCATATCGCCAGGATATGACTGGACGCTGCGACCGGACAGAGGCCTTGATGACATCTTTGGCAGACATGGCTGGCAGGGGCGAAGCTGAGGCGCCTCACGCACGAGCGACAGCCGCACAGCTACAGGACAGCCTCAAG GACCTGAGGCAGCATATGCAGGAGGTGATGACCCAGGAAGTatcagatgttttcagtgaCACCACCACCCCTATCAAGCTGCTGGCTGTGGCTGCAACTGCTCCTCCTGATGCCCCCAACAGAGAGGAG GTTTTTGATGAGCGTGCAGGAAACTTTGAGACCCACGCAGGTCGGTTGGGGGCGACCGCAGAAAAGGCTGCTGCTGTGGGAACAGCCAATAAGACTACAGTAGAGGGGATTCATGCTGCTGTTAAACATGCCCGGGAGCTCACGCCACAG GTGACCTCAGCTGCTCGTATCTTGTTGAAGAATCCTGGAAACAAAGCAGCGTACGAGCACTTTGACACCATGAAGAACCAGTGGATCGACAATGTGGAGAGACTCACAG GTCTGGTGGATGAGGCCATAGACACCAAATCTCTGTTAGATGCCTCTGAGGAGGCCATAAAGAAAGACATCGACAAGTGCAGAGTTGCCATGGCGAATGTTCAGCCCCAAATGCTTGTTGCCGGGGCAACAAGCATAGCAAGACGAGCTAACCGGGTCCTGTTGGTGGCTAAGAGGGAAGTAGAGAACTCTGAGGATCCGCGGTTCAGAGACACTGTGAAACATGCGTCAGACATCCTCTCACACACCATCTCACCCATGGTGATGGATGCCAAAGCGGTGGCCGGGAACATACAAGATAAAG ctcTGCAGAAGGCCTATCTGGACTCCTGTCTGAGGATTCTGGCTGCAGTTGGAAAAGTCAGAGAAGCCTTCCAACCTCAGGAGCCTGACttcccccctccacctcccgACCTAGACCAGCTCCAT GTTAGCGATGAGCAGGCGCCTCCCAAGCCGCCCTTGCCAGAGGGCGAGGTACCTCCCCCTCGGCCCCCTCCTCCAGAGGAAAAGGACGAGGAGTTCCCAGAGCAGAAGGCTGGAGAGGTGCTCAGCGAGCCCATGATggttgcagccagacagctgcACGATGAGGCTCGCAAGTGGTCCAGCAAG CCTGAGGATGAGGAGGCAGTAGAGGAGAGGGAGgtagatgatgaagatgagttTACTGATGGTGAGGATGACTATGAGCCAGAACTGCTGATGATGCCCTCCAACCAGCCTGTCAATCAACCCATTCTGGCAGCTGCCCAGTCTCTCCACCAGGAGGCGCGCAAGTGGTCCAGCAAG GGTAACGACATCATCGCAGCAGCCAAGCGGATGGCCCTGCTGATGGCAGAGATGTCTCGGCTGGTGCGCGGCGGCAGTGGGAACAAACGAGCGCTGATTCAGTGCGCAAAGGACATCGCCAAGGCCTCGGACGAGGTGACGAGACTGGCTAAAGAAGTGGCCAAGCAGTGCACTGACAGACGCATCAGGACTAACCTGCTGCAG GTGTGTGAGCGGATCCCTACCATCAGTACTCAGTTGAAGATCCTCTCTACTGTTAAAGCAACCATGTTGGGACGAACCAACATTAGTGAAGAGGAGTCAGAGCAG GCCACAGAGATGTTGGTCCATAATGCTCAGAATCTGATGCAGTCGGTGAAAGAAACTGTCCGAGAAGCAGAAGCAGCTTCCATCAAGATCCGCACAGATGCAGGATTCACCCTCCGCTGGGTACGCAAGACCCCCTGGTACCAATAA
- the LOC121911538 gene encoding vinculin-like isoform X5 encodes MPVFHTKTIESILEPVAQQISHLVIMHEEGEVDGKAIPDLTVPVAAVQAAVSNLVRVGKETVQTTEDQLMKRDMPPAFIKVENSSSKLVQAAQMLKADPYSVPARDYLIDGSRGILSGTSDLLLTFDEAEVRKIIRVCKGILEYLAVAEVVETMEDLITYTKNLGPGMTKMSKMIEERQQELTHQEHRQMLVNSMNTVKELLPVLISAVKIFVATKSSRGAGVEEAERNRRFTFEKMSAEINEIIRVLQLTTWDEDAWANKDMEALKRSLALIESKMAQAKSWLRDPHGQPGDPGEIALRVILDEAGKVGELCAGRERKDILATTKALGQMTDQIADLRVRGQGPTPGCVQRAGQCSQGLDLLFGKVDSAARKLEALINAKQAIARRLDAAQAWLADPNGGPEGEENIRALLAEAKRIADLCEDPKERDDILRSISEIAGLTARLVELRKQGKGDSPEARALAKQIGAALLTLQSKTNRAVANMRPAKPAVTLEGKMEQALRWVNNPGVDDRGVGQAAIRGMVGEGRRLAGGLLGPYRQDMTGRCDRTEALMTSLADMAGRGEAEAPHARATAAQLQDSLKDLRQHMQEVMTQEVSDVFSDTTTPIKLLAVAATAPPDAPNREEVFDERAGNFETHAGRLGATAEKAAAVGTANKTTVEGIHAAVKHARELTPQVTSAARILLKNPGNKAAYEHFDTMKNQWIDNVERLTGLVDEAIDTKSLLDASEEAIKKDIDKCRVAMANVQPQMLVAGATSIARRANRVLLVAKREVENSEDPRFRDTVKHASDILSHTISPMVMDAKAVAGNIQDKALQKAYLDSCLRILAAVGKVREAFQPQEPDFPPPPPDLDQLHVSDEQAPPKPPLPEGEVPPPRPPPPEEKDEEFPEQKAGEVLSEPMMVAARQLHDEARKWSSKPEDEEAVEEREVDDEDEFTDGEDDYEPELLMMPSNQPVNQPILAAAQSLHQEARKWSSKGNDIIAAAKRMALLMAEMSRLVRGGSGNKRALIQCAKDIAKASDEVTRLAKEVAKQCTDRRIRTNLLQVCERIPTISTQLKILSTVKATMLGRTNISEEESEQATEMLVHNAQNLMQSVKETVREAEAASIKIRTDAGFTLRWVRKTPWYQ; translated from the exons ggtgGAGAACTCGTCTTCTAAACTCGTCCAGGCAGCTCAGATGTTGAAGGCAGATCCGTACTCTGTTCCTGCACGAGATTACCTTATCGATGGATCCAGAGGGATATTGTCTGGAACGTCAGACCTGCTCCTTACCTTTGATGAGGccgag GTGCGTAAGATTATCCGTGTGTGTAAAGGCATCCTAGAGTATCTGGCGGTAGCTGAAGTGGTGGAGACCATGGAGGACCTCATCACCTACACCAAGAACCTGGGACCAG ggatgaccaaaatgtcaaagatgaTTGAGGAGAGGCAGCAGGAGCTGACGCACCAAGAGCACAGACAGATGCTTGTCAACTCCATGAACACTGTCAAAGAGCTGTTGCCTGTCCTtatatcag CTGTAAAGATTTTTGTCGCAACCAAGAGTAGTCGAGGTGCTGGTGTGGAGGAGGCCGAGAGGAACAGAAGGTTTACTTTTGAAAAGATGAGCGCCGAAATCAACGAGATCATAAGAGTCTTACAGCTCACCACATGGGACGAAGATGCCTGGGCTAACAAG GATATGGAGGCTTTGAAGAGATCTCTGGCTTTGATTGAGTCAAAGATGGCACAAGCTAAAAGCTGGCTCAGAGACCCCCATGGACAGCCAG GAGACCCCGGTGAGATCGCACTGCGTGTGATACTGGATGAGGCTGGTAAGGTGGGCGAGCTGTGTGCTGGAAGGGAGAGGAAGGATATACTGGCAACCACTAAGGCTCTTGGACAAATGACAGACCAGATCGCAGATCTTCGAGTCAG AGGCCAGGGCCCGACCCCAGGGTGTGTGCAGCGCGCAGGCCAGTGCTCACAAGGCTTAGACTTGTTATTTGGCAAAGTGGACAGTGCTGCACGCAAACTGGAGGCTCTAATCAATGCCAAGCAAGCCATTGCCAGGAGGCTGGATGCTGCACAG GCCTGGTTGGCTGATCCTAACGGCGGTCCTGAGGGTGAGGAGAACATCAGAGCGTTACTAGCAGAGGCCAAACGTATTGCCGATCTGTGCGAAGACCCCAAAGAGAGGGACGACATCCTGCGCTCCATCAGCGAGATCGCAGGCCTCACCGCCAGGCTCGTGGAGCTACGCAAACA GGGTAAAGGCGACAGCCCCGAGGCCCGTGCATTGGCAAAGCAGATTGGAGCGGCACTGCTCACCCTGCAGTCCAAAACCAACCGGGCTGTGGCCAACATGAGACCAGCCAAGCCTGCCGTCACTTTGGAGGGCAAGATGGAGCAAGCCCTCCGCTGGGTGAACAACCCTGGAGTGGACGACAGAGGAGTAG GTCAGGCAGCAATCAGAGGAATGGTTGGAGAAGGGAGGAGGCTGGCAGGAGGCCTGTTAGGCCCATATCGCCAGGATATGACTGGACGCTGCGACCGGACAGAGGCCTTGATGACATCTTTGGCAGACATGGCTGGCAGGGGCGAAGCTGAGGCGCCTCACGCACGAGCGACAGCCGCACAGCTACAGGACAGCCTCAAG GACCTGAGGCAGCATATGCAGGAGGTGATGACCCAGGAAGTatcagatgttttcagtgaCACCACCACCCCTATCAAGCTGCTGGCTGTGGCTGCAACTGCTCCTCCTGATGCCCCCAACAGAGAGGAG GTTTTTGATGAGCGTGCAGGAAACTTTGAGACCCACGCAGGTCGGTTGGGGGCGACCGCAGAAAAGGCTGCTGCTGTGGGAACAGCCAATAAGACTACAGTAGAGGGGATTCATGCTGCTGTTAAACATGCCCGGGAGCTCACGCCACAG GTGACCTCAGCTGCTCGTATCTTGTTGAAGAATCCTGGAAACAAAGCAGCGTACGAGCACTTTGACACCATGAAGAACCAGTGGATCGACAATGTGGAGAGACTCACAG GTCTGGTGGATGAGGCCATAGACACCAAATCTCTGTTAGATGCCTCTGAGGAGGCCATAAAGAAAGACATCGACAAGTGCAGAGTTGCCATGGCGAATGTTCAGCCCCAAATGCTTGTTGCCGGGGCAACAAGCATAGCAAGACGAGCTAACCGGGTCCTGTTGGTGGCTAAGAGGGAAGTAGAGAACTCTGAGGATCCGCGGTTCAGAGACACTGTGAAACATGCGTCAGACATCCTCTCACACACCATCTCACCCATGGTGATGGATGCCAAAGCGGTGGCCGGGAACATACAAGATAAAG ctcTGCAGAAGGCCTATCTGGACTCCTGTCTGAGGATTCTGGCTGCAGTTGGAAAAGTCAGAGAAGCCTTCCAACCTCAGGAGCCTGACttcccccctccacctcccgACCTAGACCAGCTCCAT GTTAGCGATGAGCAGGCGCCTCCCAAGCCGCCCTTGCCAGAGGGCGAGGTACCTCCCCCTCGGCCCCCTCCTCCAGAGGAAAAGGACGAGGAGTTCCCAGAGCAGAAGGCTGGAGAGGTGCTCAGCGAGCCCATGATggttgcagccagacagctgcACGATGAGGCTCGCAAGTGGTCCAGCAAG CCTGAGGATGAGGAGGCAGTAGAGGAGAGGGAGgtagatgatgaagatgagttTACTGATGGTGAGGATGACTATGAGCCAGAACTGCTGATGATGCCCTCCAACCAGCCTGTCAATCAACCCATTCTGGCAGCTGCCCAGTCTCTCCACCAGGAGGCGCGCAAGTGGTCCAGCAAG GGTAACGACATCATCGCAGCAGCCAAGCGGATGGCCCTGCTGATGGCAGAGATGTCTCGGCTGGTGCGCGGCGGCAGTGGGAACAAACGAGCGCTGATTCAGTGCGCAAAGGACATCGCCAAGGCCTCGGACGAGGTGACGAGACTGGCTAAAGAAGTGGCCAAGCAGTGCACTGACAGACGCATCAGGACTAACCTGCTGCAG GTGTGTGAGCGGATCCCTACCATCAGTACTCAGTTGAAGATCCTCTCTACTGTTAAAGCAACCATGTTGGGACGAACCAACATTAGTGAAGAGGAGTCAGAGCAG GCCACAGAGATGTTGGTCCATAATGCTCAGAATCTGATGCAGTCGGTGAAAGAAACTGTCCGAGAAGCAGAAGCAGCTTCCATCAAGATCCGCACAGATGCAGGATTCACCCTCCGCTGGGTACGCAAGACCCCCTGGTACCAATAA